A genome region from Setaria italica strain Yugu1 chromosome III, Setaria_italica_v2.0, whole genome shotgun sequence includes the following:
- the LOC101754170 gene encoding uncharacterized protein LOC101754170 — protein sequence MRGSEMLTAARGAGTAPSTASSGASASAAADLAGAGGAGAIGGGGGNFPLAVALLAFAFANFINLLSIWLKEKRWDARKFLTSAGVMSSLSATVGSLAVAVGQQEGADSSAFALALVFAAVVMYDASGIRWHTGRQAALLNQIVCDFPPEHPIISTFRPLREPLGHSPLQVFAGAVVGCTVAYFVGKSV from the exons ATGAGGGGGAGCGAGATGTTGACCGCGGCGCGTGGCGCCGGCACGGCTCCGTCCACCGCCTCCTCgggggcgtcggcgtcggcggcggcggacctggCGGGAGCAGGGGGCGCGGGCGCCatcggcgggggcggcggcaacttccccctcgccgtcgccctcctCGCCTTCGCCTTCGCCAACTTCATCAACCTCCTCTCCATCTG GTTAAAAGAGAAGAGATGGGATGCAAGGAAATTTCTTACTTCAGCTGGAGTCATGTCATCTCTTTCTGCAACTGTGGGAAGTTTGGCCGTTGCTGTGGGTCAACAAGAAGGCGCAGATAGCTCTGCATTTGCCCTTGCATTGGTTTTTGCTGCCGTT GTAATGTATGATGCATCAGGAATCAGATGGCACACAGGTCGCCAAGCTGCG TTGTTAAATCAAATAGTTTGTGATTTCCCACCAGAGCATCCAATTATTTCAACCTTTAGGCCGCTACGGGAACCTCTTGGACACAGTCCACTTCAG GTTTTTGCAGGAGCAGTTGTTGGTTGTACTGTTGCATATTTCGTGGGAAAATCTGTATAA
- the LOC101753769 gene encoding pentatricopeptide repeat-containing protein At1g07740, mitochondrial, producing MPATAATQRRRHRPKKFLHKPKPPPEPHPFLVHLKSLPSPIAAAAALLSAPRHLHDHPFAACVLYRLARARLFPLVLPLLTALRSLRVPLHPTAFAALIDHLGAASRPDAAALVFRAVPAFCSHSNTTFHALLHSLVCNGRVDAARDMLPQAPKLGVRTNAVSYNIILKGVCHRDGFAGARAVLEEMLARGVRPTVVTFNTLVGSACREGELATAERLVNEMARRGVTPNAVTYALVMQGLCDAGLYDDAKKLMFDMEYRDCQPEAANYGVLMSACALRGDADGVRGLISEMRKRKLRPDDASYNVLIRCLCDAGRVGEAHRALVEMQLKDGAAPSAATYRVLLDGCCEAGDFELGLRVFNAMLASGHYPLARTFRHLVRGLGEDCKAEEACFVLDQMALRGVRLDAEGWQSVAACVCSGGASEMERIDDLVSSS from the coding sequence atgccggccaccgccgcgacacagcgccgtcgccaccgcccgaAGAAGTTTCTCCACAAGCCGAAGCCCCCGCCGGAACCGCACCCGTTCCTCGTCCATCTCAAGTCCctcccttccccaatcgccgccgcggccgcgctcctCTCCGCGCCGCGCCACCTCCACGACCACCCTTTCGCCGCATGCGTGCTCTACcgcctcgcgcgcgcgcgcctctTCCCGCTCGTCCTCCCGCTCCTCACCGCGCTTCGGTCCCTCCGCGTCCCGCTGCATCCcaccgccttcgccgccctCATCGACCACCTCGGCGCCGCGTCCCGCCCGGACGCCGCGGCCCTGGTCTTCCGCGCCGTCCCGGCCTTCTGCTCGCACTCCAACACCACGTTCCACGCCCTCCTCCACTCCCTCGTCTGCAACGGCCGCGTCGACGCCGCGCGGGACATGCTCCCGCAGGCCCCTAAGCTCGGCGTCCGGACCAACGCCGTGTCCTACAACATCATCCTCAAGGGAGTCTGCCACCGGGACGGGTTCGCGGGCGCCCGCGCGGTGCTCGAGGAAATGCTCGCCCGCGGCGTGCGGCCGACGGTGGTGACGTTCAACACGCTGGTGGGTTCGGCGTGCCGGGAAGGGGAGCTGGCCACGGCGGAGCGGCTCGTGAACGAGATGGCGCGCCGGGGCGTCACCCCGAACGCCGTCACATACGCCCTGGTGATGCAGGGGCTCTGCGACGCCGGGCTGTACGACGACGCCAAGAAGCTGATGTTCGACATGGAGTACCGGGACTGCCAGCCCGAGGCGGCGAACTACGGCGTTCTGATGAGCGCGTGCGCGTTGCGCGGGGACGCCGACGGCGTCAGGGGGCTGATCTCCGAGATGCGCAAGCGGAAGTTGAGGCCAGACGACGCGAGCTACAACGTCCTGATAAGGTGCCTCTGCGACGCCGGCAGGGTCGGCGAGGCACACAGGGCGCTGGTCGAGATGCAGCTCAAGGATGGCGCCGCGCCGAGCGCGGCCACGTATCGCGTCCTCCTCGACGGGTGCTGCGAAGCAGGCGACTTCGAGCTGGGTCTGCGGGTTTTCAACGCGATGCTGGCGAGCGGCCATTACCCTCTGGCTCGCACGTTCCGGCACCTGGTGAGAGGGCTCGGCGAGGACTGTAAGGCGGAGGAGGCATGCTTTGTCTTGGATCAGATGGCGCTGAGGGGGGTGCGGCTGGATGCAGAAGGCTGGCAGTCCGTTGCTGCATGCGTTTGCAGCGGCGGCGCAAGTGAGATGGAGCGCATCGACGACCTGGTGTCATCATCTTGA
- the LOC101776736 gene encoding LOW QUALITY PROTEIN: ABC transporter B family member 4 (The sequence of the model RefSeq protein was modified relative to this genomic sequence to represent the inferred CDS: inserted 1 base in 1 codon; substituted 2 bases at 2 genomic stop codons), whose amino-acid sequence MTGERQATRLRSLYLKSVLRQDMTFFDVEMTTGQIVSSISADTTLIQGAIGEKVGRFLQLVTTFFGGFVLAFIKGWLLTLVMLSTIPPFIAAAGIVAKMLSKISSQGLASYSDAGDIVEETIGSIRTVASFNGEKKAIVLYNNLIKKAYKGAVKEGAVQGFGMGLLSLLYFSTFGLIIWYGSKLSLTKGYSGADILNIMFAIMIGARSLGDATPCIASFEEGRVAAYRLFKTIERRPEIDCEDSTGIVLEDIKGEVELKDVFFSYPGRPDQLIFDGFSVHVSSGTTMAIVGESGSGKSTVINLVERFYDPQAGEVLIDGMNIKSFRLDWIRGEIGLVNQEPLLFMTSIRENITYGKGDATLEEIKRAAELANAASFIENLPNGYDTTVGQRGAQLSGGQKQRIAIARAILKNPKILLLDEATSALDLESERIVQDALNRIMVGRTTLVVAHRLSTVRNAHCISVVSKGKLVEQGHHDELVKDPNGAYSQLIRLQETQQQNDRKSDARLSGSASKRSGSLRRSVSRSSGGSSRHSLSLPFGVPSPTELLEYNFADAARQNENADDKVPNKAPMGRLISLNKPEAAVLLFGSIAAAIDGAIFPTISLAMASAAKIFYESPDQQRRDSTFWALLCVVLGAIALISKLASSFLFAIAGGKLIERIRALTFQNIVHQEVAWFDHPANSRXVIYILIYSWKXTLNILTFTFILXSGALNGRLCIDALNVRRLVGDNLALLVQSTATLICGIVIAMVVDWKLSLVILVVIPLVGLQGYAQVKFLQGFSQDAKTMYEEASQVATEAVGSIRTVASFCAEKRVMDKYNQKCQASRDQGIRTGIVGGLGLGFSYLMLYASSALCYYVGAKFVSQGKSTFGNVFKAYFALVLAMIGVAQTNAMASDSAKANDSTTSIFSILDRKSQIDSSSEEGSTLVNVKGDIDFKHVSFKYPSRPDVQIFTDFTLSIPSGKTVALVGQSGSGKSTVIALLERFYEPDSGVILLDRMEIGSLKISWLRDQMGLVSQEPVLFSGTIRDNIAYGKEEEVTEEEIAMAARAANAHDFISSMPQGYNTTVGERGTQLSGGQKQRIAIARAILKDPRILLLDEATSALDAESERVVQDALDRVMVGRTTIIVAHRLSTIQGADMIAVLKDGVIVEKGRHEKLMGVSGGAYASLVRTM is encoded by the exons ATGACTGGGGAGAGGCAGGCTACTCGGCTTCGATCTTTGTATCTCAAATCGGTCCTTAGACAGGATATGACATTCTTCGATGTAGAAATGACGACTGGACAAATAGTCTCTAGTATATCTGCCGACACGACTCTAATTCAGGGTGCTATTGGTGAGAAG GTCGGCAGGTTTCTACAGCTTGTTACAACTTTCTTCGGTGGGTTTGTGCTGGCATTCATCAAAGGCTGGCTTCTAACTCTTGTTATGCTCTCTACTATACCACCATTTATTGCTGCTGCTGGAATTGTGGCAAAGATGCTGTCCAAAATATCTAGCCAGGGTCTAGCATCATACAGTGATGCAGGTGATATTGTTGAAGAAACAATTGGCTCCATAAGAACG GTGGCTTCCTTCAATGGTGAAAAGAAGGCCATTGTCCTGTACAACAATCTGATAAAGAAGGCATACAAAGGAGCAGTCAAGGAAGGGGCTGTCCAAGGCTTTGGCATGGGTTTACTTTCATTACTATATTTCTCCACTTTTGGATTAATTATATGGTACGGCAGCAAGTTAAGCCTCACTAAAGGATATAGTGGAGCAGATATCCTAAATATCATGTTTGCAATCATGATAGGTGCAAG ATCTTTAGGTGATGCAACACCCTGCATAGCTTCCTTTGAGGAAGGAAGAGTTGCGGCTTACAGATTGTTCAAAACAATCGAGAGGAGACCAGAAATTGACTGTGAGGATAGTACTGGCATTGTATTAGAGGACATCAAGGGTGAAGTAGAACTGAAGGATGTGTTCTTCAGCTACCCAGGCAGGCCAGATCAACTGATATTTGATGGATTTTCAGTTCATGTATCAAGTGGCACAACAATGGCCATAGTCGGGGAGAGTGGGAGTGGAAAGTCAACCGTGATCAATCTGGTTGAGAGATTTTATGATCCACAGGCTGGAGAGGTTTTAATTGATGGAATGAACATCAAAAGTTTCAGGCTAGACTGGATAAGGGGGGAGATTGGCCTTGTTAATCAGGAACCCCTGCTCTTCATGACGTCCATCAGGGAGAATATTACCTATGGAAAAGGGGATGCAACCttggaagaaatcaagagagcAGCCGAGCTTGCAAATGCAGCAAGCTTCATTGAGAACTTGCCTAAT GGTTATGACACAACAGTTGGACAACGAGGTGCTCAGCTTTCCGGGGGACAGAAGCAGAGGATTGCGATCGCGAGAGCCATCCTTAAAAATCCAAAAATCCTTTTGCTTGATGAAGCAACTAGTGCATTAGATTTGGAGTCTGAAAGGATAGTCCAAGATGCGCTAAATAGGATCATGGTGGGGAGAACCACACTTGTTGTGGCGCACCGTTTGAGCACTGTAAGAAATGCTCACTGCATCTCAGTTGTTTCTAAAGGAAAATTAGTAGAACAAG GGCATCATGATGAATTGGTAAAGGATCCTAATGGAGCATACTCTCAGCTTATACGGCTGCAAGAGACACAACAACAAAATGACCGCAAGTCAGATGCTAGATTATCAGGCTCAGCATCTAAAAGGAGTGGGTCACTCAGACGATCAGTAAGTAGAAGTTCAGGAGGGAGCAGCCGTCATTCTTTAAGTCTTCCCTTCGGGGTTCCTAGCCCCACAGAACTTCTGGAATATAACTTTGCAGATGCTGCCAGACAAAATGAAAATGCTGATGATAAGGTACCAAATAAAGCACCAATGGGGCGCCTAATTAGCCTAAACAAACCGGAGGCTGCAGTTCTTCTATTTGGGTCTATTGCAGCAGCAATTGATGGAGCTATCTTTCCAACAATCAGTTTAGCAATGGCTAGTGCtgctaaaatattttatgaatCACCAGACCAGCAACGGAGAGATTCTACCTTTTGGGCATTGCTGTGTGTTGTGCTGGGTGCAATCGCTCTGATATCAAAGCTAGCGAGTAGCTTTCTTTTTGCAATAGCTGGTGGGAAGCTTATAGAACGAATCCGAGCTTTGACATTCCAAAACATAGTGCACCAAGAAGTTGCTTGGTTTGATCATCCTGCAAATTCCAGGTAAGTAATATATATTTTGATCTATTCATGGAAATGAACGCTCAATATACTAACCTTCACTTTCATAT ACAGTGGGGCACTTAATGGAAGGCTATGTATTGACGCACTTAATGTAAGACGTCTAGTAGGAGATAACTTGGCCTTACTGGTCCAAAGTACTGCAACACTTATTTGTGGAATAGTAATAGCAATGGTCGTAGACTGGAAGCTTTCATTGGTAATCTTAGTTGTAATTCCTTTAGTGGGTCTCCAGGGTTATGCTCAAGTGAAGTTCCTACAGGGGTTCAGTCAAGATGCTAAG ACAATGTATGAGGAAGCAAGTCAAGTTGCAACTGAAGCAGTTGGTAGCATCAGAACAGTAGCATCTTTTTGTGCTGAGAAGAGAGTGATGGACAAATACAATCAGAAATGCCAAGCTTCTAGGGATCAGGGAATTCGAACTGGAATAGTTGGAGGCCTTGGTTTAGGTTTCTCATATCTGATGCTATATGCCAGCTCTGCTCTTTGTTACTATGTTGGTGCAAAGTTTGTTAGTCAGGGCAAATCCACTTTTGGTAATGTCTTCAAG GCTTACTTTGCTTTAGTTTTAGCCATGATTGGAGTAGCACAAACAAATGCTATGGCTTCTGACTCAGCTAAGGCAAATGATTCTACTACTTCCATATTCTCAATCTTGGATAGAAAATCCCAAATTGATTCAAGCAGTGAAGAAGGTTCCACCTTGGTGAATGTCAAGGGTGACATTGATTTTAAGCATGTCAGCTTCAAATACCCATCCCGTCCAGATGTTCAAATATTCACTGACTTCACCTTGAGCATTCCCTCTGGAAAG ACAGTTGCACTTGTTGGTCAAAGTGGTAGCGGCAAGTCCACGGTGATAGCTTTATTAGAGCGCTTCTATGAACCTGATTCTGGTGTGATTTTATTAGATAGGATGGAAATTGGTAGCCTAAAGATCAGTTGGTTGAGGGATCAGATGGGATTGGTAAGCCAAGAACCAGTGCTTTTCAGTGGAACAATCCGTGATAATATAGCTTATGGGAAGGAAGAAGAGGTAACAGAGGAAGAGATTGCCATGGCTGCTAGAGCAGCCAATGCCCATGACTTCATCTCAAGCATGCCGCAGGGGTACAACACAACTGTTGGAGAGAGAGGAACGCAACTGTCAGGTGGCCAAAAACAGCGGATAGCTATCGCGAGGGCTATCCTGAAGGACCCAAGGATACTTCTTCTGGACGAGGCGACAAGCGCATTAGATGCTGAATCAGAGCGCGTTGTTCAGGATGCATTGGACCGTGTGATGGTTGGCAGGACAACCATCATTGTGGCACACCGCCTTTCAACAATCCAGGGAGCTGATATGATTGCAGTTCTGAAGGATGGCGTGATTGTGGAGAAAGGAAGACATGAAAAATTGATGGGCGTGTCTGGTGGAGCTTATGCTTCACTTGTTCGCACCATGTAA